Part of the Trypanosoma brucei gambiense DAL972 chromosome 8, complete sequence genome, TGTGCGGAAGGGTGGAATGCTGCTAGCAGCTAGCATGTATAGTGGACGGCGGCTGCAGACGTCCCAGGAATCTTTGTCATCATTTTTTCCTGGGAACTTGGTTCTTGGCGGCCATCTCCACGAGGCTGTAGAAAGTTCGTGGCCAATTCATACGTTCTTCAAACATTTTGGTGTTCTGCCGGAGATATTTTCCTTGGAATCTGGCGAGCCGTCGTGGATGTCACATGACTACGTTGGTCGACCTGAGCATATCGAGTCTCTGTATATGCTTTACCGTGCAACACGAGATCCTACATACCTCTTGATGGGAAAAGAACTGGCACTGGCCATTAACTTGCGTATGCGCACACCATATGGGTTTTCTTCCGTAAGTGATGTAAGGTACCCGCATCATGATGGTGTTCACAGAGACTCGATGGAGAGTTTCATGATCGCGGAGACCCTGAAATATTTGTATCTCTTGTTTGACGAGTGCAACGCTGTTCACATGCAGGGACGGATGGGCGGTCGCGCCTCACCGCATTGTGTTATGGATAGCGGTAGCGGCAGTAGCGTCAGCCACGTGGGGTGGGTTTTCAACACTGAAGCTCATCTTTTCCCTAATTCTGCCGAGTGGTGGGCGCCTACTTCCTTGGAGACCTTGGACAAGGAGGCTGAGGATCCCGCTGCTGCGCTCAGGCGCCAGCGTTTGGAGGTAATTGACGGTTTGCTCGGGAGTTTTGAGGAAGTGGACGGTGAGGTTGTTGGGGCGAATGATAAGGGTGGTGCAGCCCTGTACCAGTTCCACTGTGCCAATCACGCCCTGAGTGATATAGGGAGGCTGTCGAAGTCTGTGTTTCGATAATTTGTTGAGGCGCAAGGATGTATTAGCATAGTTTGCGCAGCGTACCGTTCTTGGTTTTCACCCCGTGGTTGCTTGGACTCCTCCCCTGCTTGAAAGTTCTGTTTGTCCCTCTGTACACGAACTTGCTGTGCGTAACTGCCGTTCTTTTATCTTTGCATGTGCTCCCCTGTTGTATAGGAATTTGTATACCGTTTTGGGTTTTGTAGGCGGTGATTATGAAAGGCGGTCAGTTTTTGAAGATgccgtgtgtgcgtgttttactAGTTCTCGTGAGGGTATTTTTTGTCCATCtgccttcttttgcttttggggATGCGTTTCCTGTGAATGGTGCGCGAGGAGGTAACAGCCAGGGCTACAATACCGATGGCATGCATCCTATTCAAGCTGAGATGCTTCCTTATGTGCGTGACATGATTGACCACGCGTTTGGTTCATACATCAAATACGCCTTTCCCAAAGATGAATTGTGTCCTGTGAGTGGTACTGGGAAGAATACGATGGGTGGCTATGGCTGGACCCTTATTGACTCTCTCGATACACTAGCAATTGCCGGGTTTCACAAAGAATTTCGTCGCCACGCGAAGTGGGTGGAAGAGCACTTGACCTTCGATATTGACGAATCAGTGTCGGTATTTGAGACGACTATTCGAGCTCTTGGAGGTCTTCTGGCTGCTCACTTCATGTACGAGGAGGGCATAGTCCCAATTATCCCTTCGGAGCACGACTATAACGGCGGGTTCTTGCGGCTCGCTGTGGATCTTGCAGATCGTCTGATGCCCTGTTTTGACACGCCCACTGGGATATCATATGGAAAGGTTAATTTACGCAGTAAAAGTAAGGAAATGTGGATTTCGAGATCAAATACAGCTGAAGTTGGCACGATGTTAATGGAGATGACGGTACTGTCGAGGATCACAGGCGATGAAAAATACGAGCGTGCGGCGCGGCGTGCATCTGAGGCTCTTTTTGCGGCCAGAGATTCTCAAACTGAGCTTATGGGGAATCACATTCATACTCATACAGGAATTTGGAGACATGGTGAATCATCCGTTGGAGGCAACATTGATAGCGTCATTGAGTACTTTATCAAATCACATAGTATGAGTGGGGACATTGGGGACTGGGAGCGGTTCGAGAGGACTGCGAGAGCTGTGAACCGCTATGTGCGGAAGGGTGGAATGCTGCTAGCAGCTAGCATGTATAGTGGACGGCGGCTGCAGACGTCCCAGGAATCTTTGTCATCATTTTTTCCTGGGAACTTGGTTCTTGGCGGCCATCTCCACGAGGCTGTAGAAAGTTCGTGGCCAATTCATACGTTCTTCAAACATTTTGGCGTTCTGCCGGAGATATTTTCCTTGGAATCTGGCGAGCCGTCGTGGATGTCACATGACTACATTGGTCGACCTGAGCATATCGAGTCTCTGTATATGCTTTACCGTGCAACACGAGATCCTACATACCTCTTGATGGGAAAAGAACTGGCACTGGCCATTAACTTGCCTGCGTtgagctgttttttttttgaaagggTGCATCATGAATGGTTTTGGACTTAGTATTGCAGAGTATTGTTGTTTACCGTTATCTTTCTCTAAACGCACCTGTCTTCCCCGTTTATTTACATAGCTGCGTGCAAGAGGGTGAAAATTTTAGAAAGCCTACTCAACCCAACCCTCTCCGCTAGCACGGGAGATGGGTTAAAGACGCTTTCAGTACTTCCATGTCGTTGGTAAACTATCGTTAAAATTCATATTTTGTGTAGGATGATGAGGAACGCTTACTGGTTCTTCAGCATGATAATTATTTCTTATATCTTTCTTGTGGGTGGTAAAAGGGAAGCTAATGACTAAactattttgctttttttataatttgatGATTCTGTTGGTGGATGTTTTTTATGTcctctgttttattttatttaagtttatttttttgtttctttgttgattctttccctctattatatatatatttactgttttttttattttttattttttttgttaaacaCACCAACTTATGCGCTAGTTGGTGAGTATTCCTTGAAAACATATGCTGTTTTCTTGTGTTGACCCtcttgtgtttctttatatatatgcatatatatatttcctgtAGATTAGCATGTTGTCTCGTTCATCTCAGGATCCCTTTACTGGGGAACTGGATTCTCTTGCCATGGTGCACGAGGTCATGAAGTTTGTTCCTTATAATCGTCGTACGTTGTGTACAATGCGGTGTGTTTCCAAACCGTATCGTCGTGCCGTCCAGCATCCTAAGGGGCCGTGGTCTTGTCATGAGGATATGATGATATCAAGATACGGTCAGTGTATTATATTTAATGCTATGGATGATGAGGACGGTCGCTCAAGCTTCCGTCTTTGCTCTGTATCGCCGGTGGGCCGGAAATTCGAGACGTTCAGCGCGAATATGCTTAGTCGGTACCACCAACGTGTAGCAGACGGGTTAACTCGCCTTGTTCTTCATCATTCCCCTGTGGAAGTGGAGTTCTTCGAAGCCCTAGCTGCGTTGACGAACCTGCGTGCACTTGAACTAGTGGCATGTCGTAACATTAAGTCGATTAGCGGAGCCAGCCATGCGGCCAACCTCGAGTCACTTGAGGTGCACCTATGCCCTCTGGAAGCAGACGGCGTTGTAGGTCTTTGCTTGCCCAGGTTGAGACGGTTGAAGTTGCGTTCTTGTTATAAGCTAACCTTTGTTAATGGGATTCCTCCAGAAACGGCTGCATCCCTGGAAGAGTTGTACCTGGAGAACTGCAATGTTTATGATGGCAGCGTTAACGAGCTGTTTGGCAACCTCACGTCGAAACTTCGTGTGCTTCACTTGCCGAGCACTCATGTTGATGCCGCTCTCACCGCTATTCCTGAGGAGGTACGTAGTGCGGGGCTTATGTCTCTGCATCTCCGTGAGACTCCCTTGAGATTTGAAACGCTATGTGAGCTGGCACCCTCGCTACAGGATAAACTAGAGTTCCTCTCGCTGGAGGGGTGCACAGGGTTGGAGAGTTTTGAACCTCTGGGAAGGTTGCAGCAGCTTCGATTCCTGGATGTTTCCGGATCATTCCATGGTGAAGGCCTGCACTTTCTCACATGCTGTACAAAGCTAGAACTGTTCCGGATGGGTGATTCACAGATAGAGAATATCATGTTTCTTTCGTCCTTGCAGTTTCTTCGTGTGTTGGACGCACCAAAGTCTGTTCTTAGCGATCCTTCGCTGATGTTTCTTGAAGCTCTCCCCATGTTGGACACGGTTGTCCTTACAGGTTGCATCCTTATCACTAATGTCAATGTACTGTCCACGTGCCCGAGAATTCGTCGGATATTTTGTGCCCGAACAAGCGTCACAAATGAAGGTGTTACGCTCTTATCGGACTGTCCTGAGCTAGAGGAGCTTGATCTTCGAATGACTGCGGTCACCGATGTTAATTTCCTCGCAGATTGTTCTTCTTTAAAGAGCATAAACGTGGGAAGCGCAGTGACAAGTATTGATGGCCTTCAGTTATTgttaaataaaaagggattAGAGGTAATTCACGACTCTTTTGATATGGAAACGGATCTCACGGACATGTAGAAGAGGTttaaaatgaggaaaatataCTTTGGAGCGGTGGAGAGTGCTTGCTGAGGTCGGAGAGAGGAGCTGAATGGGGGATTTTGTGGAGGAGTTAGAAcattgtgtttgttgttgatggGGATCGTGCGATGTCCCTCTAGCGTTTCGATTCCgcctcctttcttccttactCGTGTAATGCCGCTGTGTGAAGCGTTGGCCGTTTGGCGTTACCgttttcccttattttctgtttctaCCACTGTCGTTACGCTGCCCAAGTTTCTGGTTATGATAAATGCTACCGTACCCCGCTGCTCCCTTTCGTCTGCTTTGTAGACGTAtaaatgtttgtgtgtgctctTCGCCGTGCGTACCTCATCGGGGATCGCTGATTATATCCGACTTTTTACTCACATTTGTACGGGGGATGCTCTGTGCCCTTGTGCCGCAGGGCGGTAGTGCTGGTTGGTTTCGTTGCGTCCTCAAAGTGCGAATGATGTGCGACATGTCTGTTGGGGCAACTCTATGTGTAAGAGTGCCAGGATGTGACAGCTACGGCTTTCACTGCGTGGCGGACCAGAACGTTAGTTCTGTTTGATGTCGTACTGCGTAAATGCAGTCGAACAAACGCTAGTAATCCCTACTTCTGGTCACGATGTGCGGTCGCGGCCAGTAGAAGTTGACATATCGAACTTTGGTGTGTGTACAGGTtgtgtgtttgctttttACTGACCCTCGACGTTTTTGAGAGGTGCATTTCACGGGCAGCGGGGAGCCTTTGAGGTGTGCGGTAGGTATACCATTGTGTTTGTCGAGGGTTTTCAACCCGTACCCACGTCCACTAAACCAAGGTGGAAAGAGTTTAGCTGGTTTCGCGGGGAAATACGGGTGGTGCCGCCTGTTTTCCTTCGGGGAATTGAaccatctctttttctcattttgtGCTTGCATGTGTGCGTAGGAGCAATGAGAAAAGATACACCCTCTAGCTTTTTACACTTGTCGAGAGTGCGGCGGAGCGAGCGAAGGGGCATTTTTTACCCGCCGACAGAGCTCCCGTGGTGCAAATGTTTGCTCTCTGAAACGCGTTTAGGGGTTAGAAGGAAACGTTGGTGTGCACCTCTTCCCcatgtttcccttttccccccttgatGCTACTCTTCGTTCCTTACCGCTTCTCCCTGATCTTCCGGACTTCGGTTTACTTAGGCATCTGCTTCcgtctttcctcactttctcCCTTCACGTCGTGCTGTGCTGGCAACACAATAGCTTTTCCTTGCCTCACCCGTGGAAGCTAGCACTGCCTTTCTGAAGGGGAGGTGCACCGTTTCAGCTGTGCGGAAGGGTAACGTCTACGCGTTTTTGTGAGTCGCTTGCGCTCTACCATCTGCGTCTTTGTTTGAAAGGGGcgtggaggaagaggaaaaggtgaagTGTTGGTGAGGCGCGAGAGAAGATCGGATGGGCGGGGACCGACGGCACATGGGCAGCATCCCTGGCAAAAGTGATGTCGGGGAACCGGGAGCTGATTTGCCTCCAGCACCACCTGTCGATCTGTGCGATGATCAGTTACGGATGGCTAGCACCATCAAATCGTTTCATTACAAGTTACAGCAACGGATGACTACTGCAGGTGATAGGGCTTGCACCCAAGaaacggaggaggagaggtGGTTTCGCCTAATTGCCGAGGAGAGCGAGCAAATGAAGTCGTACACAGCTGCCATGCACGGCATTGCTACGCAATATTGGGACCCACAAGAGGATAAGTTGAGGGATGGAGGGCAAACAAAGAGTTGTGTTACTTGTCCACCTATCACCACCAGAGTTATTCCTTCTAATAATGCTATTTGCGTCACAAAGCGTGTGCGGGATACCGAAACTGTAGTAGTCGGAAGTGCGTGCGAGAGACAGAGAGCAGCTTGCTTGCGGCACAATGACCGGATCAAGTATTCATTGCAGTGTGTGACCGAGTATTTTCTTGGAATCTGTCGCGTACCACCGTTGATAGCATCAAAAGACACCAACCGCAGCACCTGCAGTGAGGTAGCAGATGTGTTGTCTTGCTCAGCGGTGGCGGGGGCCGTATACTATGAGAAGCTTCCCCTCTTAGCCTCTTCGTCGGTGAAGAGGTGGCGAAGGACTTATTACGATACTCATGGTCGGCAGGCATATCCTTATGAGATCGACGCCGAAGCTTACCGAGTGTTGTTGGCGTCGGAAAGAACCGTGGGAGATGGTAATACTGCAGCGCCAGTGTGCCCGCTATCGTCGTCTGGGCTTGTTACTACCGGCACTGCCGGAGGTACAGCAGCTAACTACATGACGATGTCACGCACGGAGGCTTGCCGCCGGATCAATCTTGACTGCCCGCATCCACGGTTACTTGGCCAGCAGAGGGTCCCACCGTTGCTTGTTCTCGACATTGGTTCGTGTTACGGTCCGTTTGGTGGTAGGAGCGTTACGAACGGCGTTCTGCAGGTGCCGTTGGCGGTGACGGCGCTAGATTTGAGTCCCTACGAGGGTAGTGGTGTCATTAAGGCTGACTGGCTCGCTATCCGTTTTCACGATAGTGACAGAGCTACGGGGCGGTGTAGTTGTGATGATGAGGGCTGTATAAGTGGGACGACTTTCGATGACCATGGCCACGCTGATTGCGGTGTATCACTCGTTAGGTGGTGTGATGAAGAGAGTGGTAAATACGAAGGGACGGGAAGTGCCAGGAGGATTCTTTCTCTTGCGCGTGGTGCGTTCGATgtggttttcttttgcctGCTGCTTTCATTCTTGCCACATCCTAGGCTACGATACCGTGCCTGCCTGCATGCCTACCTGGCCCTGAAGGACGGGGGTCTGCTTGTGATTGTTAGCACGCGGACTCAGGGCGCTCGACGCAGCCTCTGGGTTGACGAATGGATTAAGTGCATAGAAGGAATCGGGTTTAAGAGAGTGCACAAAAACGTAATGAAACAGATTGTCGGGTTGAGTTTCAGCAAACAGCCAGCCAGTGAGGTCAGCGGTGACGACTCTGTGTTGTGTGGTGCGGAGGTGTGGGTGGAACGCATGATGAACCGCGCAGATGCGCTAGGTGGTCTCCGCACCATCGGCGATGAAAGCCCATGGTGAATGTGCTGGTCTCTGTTAGGTTTACCGATAACATGGGTGTGGTACTAGTCTCCACTTCTTGGAGCGAAATCTATCGCTTGCCCTGTTTCATATCTTGTGTTTC contains:
- a CDS encoding mannosyl-oligosaccharide 1,2-alpha-mannosidase IB, putative → MKGGQFLKMPCVRVLLVLVRVFFVHLPSFAFGDAFPVNGARGGNSQGYNTDGMHPIQAEMLPYVRDMIDHAFGSYIKYAFPKDELCPVSGTGKNTMGGYGWTLIDSLDTLAIAGFHKEFRRHAKWVEEHLTFDIDESVSVFETTIRALGGLLAAHFMYEEGIVPIIPSEHDYNGGFLRLAVDLADRLMPCFDTPTGISYGKVNLRSKSKEMWISRSNTAEVGTMLMEMTVLSRITGDEKYERAARRASEALFAARDSQTELMGNHIHTHTGIWRHGESSVGGNIDSVIEYFIKSHSMSGDIGDWERFERTARAVNRYVRKGGMLLAASMYSGRRLQTSQESLSSFFPGNLVLGGHLHEAVESSWPIHTFFKHFGVLPEIFSLESGEPSWMSHDYIGRPEHIESLYMLYRATRDPTYLLMGKELALAINLPALSCFFFERVHHEWFWT